From the genome of Clostridium sp. BNL1100, one region includes:
- the modA gene encoding molybdate ABC transporter substrate-binding protein, with product MIKSKNILCYAISIFIMISIITGCSMREVNDTSGKGTNKVELLVSAAASLSEAAKNLTDLYKKEKPNVDIKFSFGSSGALETQIEEGAPADIFISAALKQMNALEQKGLLLEGSKKELLVNKVVMISPKDSKIKLSRFQDAASDSVSRIALGEPDSVPAGQYAQEVFTTLGIWNKVKGKGVFGSDVRQVLTWVENGDVDCGVVYQTDAIASKKINVVCEAPKDTHKPVIYPVAVIKNSKNQQEAGAFIDFMTTAQAAAVFKKHGFEIK from the coding sequence ATGATAAAGAGCAAAAATATACTTTGCTATGCTATAAGTATTTTCATAATGATATCAATTATCACAGGCTGTAGCATGCGGGAGGTAAATGATACTTCGGGAAAGGGCACAAATAAAGTGGAACTCCTTGTGTCTGCCGCCGCAAGCCTCTCGGAGGCAGCCAAGAATTTGACAGATTTATATAAAAAGGAAAAACCAAACGTAGATATTAAATTTTCCTTTGGTTCATCCGGAGCATTGGAAACCCAAATAGAAGAAGGAGCCCCGGCAGATATCTTTATTTCTGCGGCCCTTAAACAAATGAATGCACTTGAACAAAAAGGTTTGCTCCTTGAAGGTTCAAAAAAAGAACTTCTGGTTAACAAAGTAGTGATGATTTCACCAAAAGACAGCAAGATAAAGCTGTCACGGTTCCAAGACGCTGCATCTGACAGTGTATCCCGGATTGCACTGGGGGAGCCTGACAGTGTTCCGGCAGGACAGTATGCACAGGAGGTATTTACAACCTTGGGCATTTGGAACAAAGTAAAAGGCAAAGGTGTATTTGGAAGTGATGTCAGACAGGTGCTTACGTGGGTGGAGAACGGAGACGTGGACTGTGGAGTGGTCTATCAAACAGATGCCATAGCTTCTAAAAAAATAAATGTTGTTTGTGAGGCTCCAAAGGATACCCACAAGCCGGTTATTTACCCGGTAGCTGTTATAAAAAATAGTAAAAACCAACAGGAAGCCGGTGCATTTATAGACTTTATGACCACTGCACAGGCTGCCGCTGTATTTAAAAAGCATGGGTTTGAAATAAAATAA
- a CDS encoding homocitrate synthase → MKEKKYIIDTTLRDGEQTPGYAFCKAQKVELAKLMDDAGIYQIEAGIPAMGNYEKETILEIMSQRKKALISTWNRMSRDDINNSFDCRPDIIHITAPISYIHIYSKLNKNKTWLKKTLQECVFMAKDKGYEVTVGFEDASRADITFIISMANLLSDMGVKSVRFADTVGVLTPSRTYQCIREIKENVDIPVGIHAHNDLGMALANSLTAAKAGALYIDTTIAGIGERAGNCDLNQFVAAAGRIFDIKPCHSDVPDINKKAQKLLFSRLQNSEVI, encoded by the coding sequence ATGAAGGAAAAGAAATATATAATCGACACAACTCTCCGTGACGGGGAACAGACTCCCGGGTACGCATTCTGCAAAGCTCAGAAGGTAGAGCTGGCAAAGTTGATGGATGATGCGGGAATTTATCAGATAGAAGCAGGCATACCTGCAATGGGTAATTATGAAAAAGAAACAATATTAGAAATCATGAGTCAAAGAAAAAAGGCCTTGATTTCCACATGGAACAGAATGAGCAGGGACGATATAAATAATTCCTTTGACTGCCGTCCGGATATTATTCATATAACTGCCCCTATCTCATATATACACATATATTCGAAACTGAACAAAAATAAAACATGGCTTAAAAAGACGCTACAGGAATGTGTTTTTATGGCCAAAGACAAAGGCTATGAAGTAACAGTAGGGTTTGAAGACGCTTCTCGGGCAGACATTACATTCATAATAAGCATGGCAAACCTGCTATCTGATATGGGAGTAAAAAGTGTAAGATTCGCCGATACGGTAGGGGTTCTAACTCCATCAAGAACATATCAGTGTATACGCGAAATAAAAGAAAATGTTGATATTCCTGTGGGAATACATGCTCATAATGATTTGGGAATGGCCTTGGCAAATTCTCTGACTGCAGCTAAAGCCGGCGCTTTATACATAGATACCACAATTGCAGGTATCGGAGAGAGAGCAGGAAACTGTGACTTAAACCAATTTGTAGCAGCCGCCGGGCGTATTTTTGATATAAAGCCCTGTCATTCAGATGTTCCAGATATAAATAAAAAGGCACAAAAATTGCTGTTTTCAAGGTTACAAAACTCGGAGGTGATTTGA
- a CDS encoding AEC family transporter, producing MDQIQIITNQIIILTLLGLTGFAAGKSGFLPENSHKYISALILKITMPFLIFTTMGNYTFTRETLTNGLYIFIFGVIFILIAGVIALGQCKILRIKEKTKNIYIAQSMFGNVIFMAYPLLKAMYGDIGIVYAIFFNIANDAILWTLGIYLFNKHNTKNWKDNLLHLINPNTLAFLGGIAMIFLKFQFKIEKTFAFKKIWSVFYEAFNGLGHTTIYLSMVFIGLILSGITITGFSDIVSKLKYFVLSMFKLLIVPFAAILFFTVTKGVFNPFVVRIVVLQLAMPASTIVSALALQYDSDYNAATEGIFVSTILSIFTLPLIVYLLG from the coding sequence GTGGATCAGATACAGATTATAACCAACCAGATAATAATTCTTACACTTCTGGGACTGACAGGTTTTGCAGCAGGAAAAAGCGGGTTTTTGCCTGAAAATTCTCACAAATATATATCTGCCTTGATTCTGAAAATTACCATGCCGTTTCTGATATTTACAACCATGGGTAATTATACTTTTACCCGTGAAACACTGACAAACGGTTTATATATATTTATTTTCGGAGTAATTTTCATTCTTATTGCCGGAGTGATTGCTTTAGGCCAATGTAAAATATTAAGAATAAAAGAAAAGACAAAAAACATATATATTGCCCAATCAATGTTCGGAAATGTTATATTCATGGCATATCCTTTATTAAAAGCAATGTACGGGGACATAGGAATTGTTTATGCCATATTCTTTAATATTGCAAACGATGCAATACTATGGACTCTGGGAATATATCTATTTAATAAGCATAATACAAAAAACTGGAAGGATAACCTGCTTCACCTTATAAATCCTAATACACTTGCCTTTTTAGGCGGAATAGCAATGATATTCTTAAAATTCCAGTTCAAAATAGAAAAAACATTTGCTTTTAAAAAAATCTGGAGTGTATTTTATGAGGCTTTCAACGGGTTGGGACACACTACTATCTACCTGTCCATGGTATTTATCGGATTGATACTTTCCGGTATAACAATTACAGGCTTCAGTGATATTGTATCAAAGCTTAAATATTTTGTATTATCCATGTTCAAACTTCTTATAGTTCCGTTTGCAGCAATACTGTTTTTTACCGTTACAAAGGGAGTTTTCAATCCCTTTGTTGTCAGAATAGTTGTATTGCAACTGGCTATGCCTGCTTCAACAATTGTTTCTGCATTGGCACTTCAATATGATTCGGATTATAATGCGGCTACAGAAGGAATATTTGTTTCAACTATCCTCTCAATTTTTACACTTCCGTTAATAGTATATCTGCTTGGATAA
- the modB gene encoding molybdate ABC transporter permease subunit, producing MDLSPLYISLKVAVIATVITVFTGILCAYYVIKLKRIKGLIDGLFTLPMVLPPTVVGFFLLILFGRNSVIGGVLRQVNISVVFSWTGAVIASSIVSFPLMYRTARGAFEQFDENLVNAARTLGMTELKIFLRIIVPNVYPGLIAGTVLAFARALGEFGATIMLAGNIPGKTRTMAVAVYTAVQAGDRGQAYKWVLIICAMSFGSMILMNFWNTRQQSGKKAHEEEL from the coding sequence ATGGATTTATCTCCCCTTTACATTTCACTTAAAGTAGCGGTTATTGCAACAGTTATAACTGTTTTTACGGGAATCCTTTGCGCATACTATGTTATTAAATTAAAGAGAATCAAAGGGTTAATAGACGGATTGTTTACTCTCCCCATGGTTTTGCCCCCCACAGTTGTGGGCTTTTTTTTATTAATTCTTTTTGGAAGGAACAGCGTCATTGGAGGAGTATTGAGACAGGTAAACATAAGTGTTGTCTTCTCGTGGACGGGAGCAGTTATTGCTTCCTCAATAGTTTCTTTTCCGCTAATGTACCGGACTGCAAGAGGTGCGTTTGAGCAGTTTGATGAGAATCTCGTAAATGCCGCAAGAACCCTTGGAATGACAGAGTTAAAAATATTCTTGAGAATTATTGTCCCAAATGTTTACCCAGGATTAATAGCAGGAACAGTTCTTGCCTTTGCCAGAGCACTAGGAGAATTCGGAGCAACCATAATGCTTGCAGGTAATATTCCGGGAAAAACCCGTACCATGGCCGTTGCAGTATACACAGCAGTTCAGGCAGGAGACAGGGGGCAAGCATACAAGTGGGTCTTAATAATATGTGCTATGTCCTTTGGGTCAATGATTCTGATGAATTTCTGGAACACCAGACAACAATCAGGTAAAAAAGCCCATGAGGAGGAATTATAA
- the purM gene encoding phosphoribosylformylglycinamidine cyclo-ligase, producing MTTYREAGVDVEAGYESVKLMKNHVKRTFRPEVMTELGGFGGLFSLDKSKYEQPVLVSGTDGVGTKLKIAFLTDKHDTVGIDCVAMCVNDVVCSGAEPLFFLDYVAVGKNYPEKVAQIVKGVADGCVMSGCSLIGGETAEMPGFYPVDEYDLAGFTVGIVDKNKIIDGKKIKAGDKLIGLPSSGIHSNGYSLVRKLINPTENNLKEYVEKLGCTLGEELLKPTKIYVKTILDLIEKYEIKGISHITGGGFIENIPRMIPEGLRVKIQNGSWPVLPIFDLLRDLGNMADKDIFNTFNMGIGMILAVDAQKADEIISYLDSQGEKAYLIGSIAEGEAGVDIC from the coding sequence ATGACCACTTATAGAGAAGCAGGTGTAGATGTTGAGGCAGGTTATGAATCTGTCAAATTAATGAAGAATCATGTAAAGCGTACATTCAGGCCTGAGGTTATGACAGAACTGGGCGGCTTCGGAGGGCTTTTCAGTCTGGATAAATCTAAGTATGAACAGCCGGTATTGGTTTCAGGAACTGATGGAGTAGGGACAAAGCTGAAAATTGCATTTTTGACAGACAAGCATGATACTGTTGGTATTGACTGTGTTGCAATGTGTGTCAACGATGTAGTATGCAGCGGAGCGGAGCCGCTGTTTTTTCTGGATTATGTTGCAGTCGGTAAAAATTATCCCGAAAAGGTTGCGCAAATTGTAAAAGGGGTAGCGGATGGCTGCGTGATGTCAGGCTGTTCTCTTATAGGAGGAGAAACCGCTGAAATGCCTGGTTTTTATCCTGTTGATGAATACGATTTGGCAGGTTTTACAGTAGGAATTGTTGATAAAAACAAGATAATAGACGGTAAAAAAATCAAAGCAGGGGATAAATTAATTGGACTTCCGTCATCGGGAATTCACAGTAACGGATATTCTCTGGTAAGAAAGCTTATAAACCCTACTGAAAACAACCTTAAAGAATATGTTGAAAAGCTTGGTTGTACTTTGGGGGAAGAACTTTTAAAGCCAACAAAAATATACGTAAAAACAATCCTTGACCTTATAGAAAAATATGAAATAAAGGGAATATCCCATATTACTGGCGGAGGATTCATAGAGAATATTCCGAGAATGATTCCTGAGGGCTTGCGTGTTAAAATCCAAAATGGTTCATGGCCTGTTCTTCCGATATTTGATTTACTTAGAGACCTTGGCAATATGGCTGATAAAGACATTTTTAACACCTTCAATATGGGAATCGGAATGATTCTGGCTGTTGATGCACAAAAAGCGGATGAAATCATCAGTTACCTTGATTCCCAAGGTGAAAAGGCTTACCTTATCGGTTCAATTGCCGAAGGCGAAGCAGGGGTGGATATATGTTAA
- the purN gene encoding phosphoribosylglycinamide formyltransferase — MLNVGILVSGGGSNLQAIIDKVESGYIKNVSIVTVVSSRPDAYALERAKKHGIKGICISRKTFKTIEEYDEALISHFKALEVDLVVMAGFLSILGERFTRAYEGRVINIHPALIPSFCGKGFYGIIPHQKVLESGVKVTGATVHFVELEADAGPIILQKAVYVEDEDTPEILQKRVMEQAEWEILPEAVRLFAENRLVVEGRRVKII; from the coding sequence ATGTTAAATGTAGGTATACTGGTATCAGGTGGAGGCTCAAACCTCCAGGCCATTATAGACAAGGTGGAAAGCGGCTACATTAAAAATGTCAGCATAGTTACAGTAGTTTCCAGCAGGCCTGATGCTTATGCTCTTGAAAGGGCAAAGAAACACGGTATCAAAGGTATATGTATATCCAGAAAAACTTTTAAAACCATAGAGGAATACGACGAAGCCCTGATAAGTCATTTTAAAGCACTCGAGGTTGATTTGGTTGTAATGGCAGGGTTCCTTTCGATACTTGGGGAACGTTTTACAAGGGCTTATGAAGGCAGGGTAATAAACATTCATCCTGCTTTGATTCCTTCTTTTTGCGGAAAGGGCTTTTATGGAATCATACCCCATCAGAAAGTACTTGAGTCAGGTGTCAAAGTTACCGGAGCCACAGTACATTTTGTTGAACTTGAGGCTGATGCTGGGCCTATAATACTTCAAAAAGCAGTTTATGTCGAGGATGAAGATACACCTGAAATTTTGCAAAAGAGAGTAATGGAACAGGCTGAGTGGGAAATATTACCAGAGGCAGTACGTCTTTTTGCAGAAAACAGGTTGGTAGTTGAAGGAAGACGAGTTAAGATAATTTAG
- the purE gene encoding 5-(carboxyamino)imidazole ribonucleotide mutase produces the protein MCISKDAKVAVIMGSDSDLSVMKSCIKILKDFEIDCEVMVCSAHRTPDKASQFAKNAEANGFDVIIAAAGKAAHLPGVLAAYTPLPVIGVPVKSSTMDGLDSLLSIVQMPSGIPVATVAVDGADNAALLAIQILSVAYHELRHKMIDYKKSLQEKVEKKNAELQKKLLEI, from the coding sequence ATGTGTATTTCCAAGGATGCAAAGGTAGCTGTTATCATGGGAAGTGATTCAGACCTTTCAGTTATGAAAAGCTGTATTAAAATTTTAAAGGATTTCGAAATAGACTGTGAGGTAATGGTTTGTTCAGCGCACAGAACACCTGATAAAGCATCACAGTTTGCGAAAAATGCAGAGGCTAACGGTTTTGATGTTATCATTGCAGCAGCAGGAAAAGCAGCACATCTTCCGGGTGTACTGGCAGCTTACACACCACTTCCGGTTATCGGAGTACCGGTAAAATCCTCCACTATGGACGGATTGGATTCACTGCTGTCTATTGTTCAGATGCCTTCGGGAATTCCAGTAGCAACAGTAGCGGTAGACGGTGCCGACAATGCTGCATTGCTGGCAATACAGATTCTTTCGGTTGCATATCACGAATTAAGACATAAAATGATTGATTATAAAAAATCCCTTCAAGAAAAAGTCGAAAAGAAAAATGCAGAGCTTCAAAAAAAGCTTCTGGAAATTTAA
- a CDS encoding ATP-binding cassette domain-containing protein, with product MALYVDIKKRLGKFNLEVQFNSQQGIMSLLGSSGSGKSMTLKCIAGIETPDEGRIVLKERVLFDSEKKINLPPQNRRVGYLFQNYALFPNMTVEENIGAGVKLPKKEKEIQVKEKIRMFFLEGMEKKRPSQLSGGQQQRVALARMLASEPDIIMLDEPFSALDSFLKWQLEQEIMETLSKFNGTVLLVSHNRNEVYRFSNDIAVITEGKIETVNKKEDLFNNPKTISSALLTGCKNISAVKRLSENSLLAIDWNITLFCNRKIPENIKYVGMRAHYFKYSEKNNGTNVMPCEVVKVIENPFSYIIMLKNRNKSSNENNSQIRWEVNKDIWKEICEKALPVNLFFPEDCLLLLTQ from the coding sequence ATGGCACTTTATGTAGACATAAAAAAAAGGCTTGGAAAATTCAATCTTGAAGTTCAATTCAATTCACAGCAGGGCATAATGTCTCTCCTCGGTTCCTCCGGCTCGGGTAAAAGCATGACATTGAAATGTATAGCGGGGATTGAAACTCCCGATGAAGGCAGGATAGTTCTTAAAGAACGTGTTTTGTTCGATTCTGAAAAGAAAATAAATCTGCCTCCTCAAAACCGAAGGGTGGGATACCTGTTTCAGAACTATGCACTTTTTCCTAATATGACAGTAGAAGAAAACATCGGTGCAGGAGTAAAGTTGCCTAAAAAAGAAAAGGAGATACAGGTAAAAGAAAAAATCAGGATGTTTTTTTTAGAAGGTATGGAAAAAAAGCGACCTTCACAGTTGTCCGGTGGGCAGCAGCAGAGGGTTGCCCTGGCAAGGATGCTTGCCTCAGAACCGGATATAATAATGCTGGATGAGCCATTTTCCGCACTGGACAGTTTTTTGAAATGGCAGCTGGAGCAGGAAATAATGGAAACCCTCTCAAAGTTCAATGGGACGGTGCTTCTTGTTTCGCATAACAGAAATGAGGTGTACCGTTTTTCTAATGATATAGCAGTAATAACTGAGGGGAAAATCGAAACCGTAAATAAGAAGGAGGATTTGTTTAATAATCCAAAAACCATTTCTTCAGCACTCCTGACAGGATGCAAAAATATATCTGCCGTAAAGCGGTTATCAGAAAATTCTCTATTGGCTATTGACTGGAACATAACATTGTTTTGTAACCGAAAAATACCCGAAAATATTAAATATGTGGGAATGAGAGCTCATTATTTCAAGTATTCGGAAAAAAACAATGGTACAAATGTAATGCCTTGCGAAGTGGTAAAAGTCATTGAAAATCCTTTTTCCTATATAATCATGCTTAAAAACAGAAACAAAAGTTCTAATGAAAACAATTCACAAATCAGATGGGAAGTTAATAAAGACATATGGAAGGAAATCTGTGAAAAGGCTTTGCCTGTTAATTTGTTTTTCCCGGAGGATTGTCTTTTACTTCTTACCCAATAA
- a CDS encoding isopropylmalate synthase, translated as MIKITDITLCTFNYKAAPEHKISQLYSLLLQTGSSYIEIDIPLFELMEKAVDKAKTVLRIHYPTQINTFPGFAGYVCRFGSFETPLNLISEIQVNDIRELNQITKYTKNKNVRIIGLDDLLLHDYVNTFAKIKEIFSGRLEFCPQNRYYCATALAAEWALNEGKNIAVSFCGAGGFAALEELIMILRIAKRHKPNMDLSVFRKIKELYEELTGYQIPGNKAVIGDHIFDVESGIHVDGILKKSSNYEPFEPTVVGMSRNIVIGKHSGKSSVEMKLKEYGVIPKNEKISLLLTRIREESIRLGRGLNDSEFISIARKFS; from the coding sequence ATGATAAAAATAACGGATATAACATTATGTACGTTTAATTATAAAGCTGCCCCGGAGCATAAGATTTCTCAGCTTTACAGTCTGCTTCTGCAAACTGGGAGCAGCTATATTGAAATTGATATTCCTTTATTTGAATTAATGGAAAAAGCAGTAGACAAAGCAAAAACGGTTCTCAGAATACACTATCCTACGCAAATAAATACATTTCCCGGGTTTGCAGGCTACGTATGCCGTTTCGGAAGTTTTGAAACACCCCTGAACTTAATATCGGAAATTCAGGTTAATGATATCAGGGAATTAAATCAAATAACAAAATACACAAAAAATAAAAATGTTAGAATTATTGGGCTTGATGACCTTTTGTTACATGATTATGTTAATACATTCGCTAAAATTAAAGAAATATTCAGCGGCAGGTTGGAATTTTGCCCCCAGAACAGGTATTATTGTGCAACGGCACTTGCAGCTGAATGGGCTTTAAATGAAGGAAAAAACATTGCGGTAAGCTTTTGTGGAGCCGGCGGCTTTGCGGCACTTGAAGAATTAATAATGATACTGCGTATTGCAAAACGTCACAAGCCCAATATGGATTTATCGGTTTTCCGTAAAATAAAAGAACTTTACGAGGAATTAACCGGGTATCAGATTCCCGGAAACAAGGCTGTTATAGGAGATCATATATTTGATGTTGAATCTGGAATACATGTGGACGGCATACTTAAAAAAAGCTCAAATTATGAGCCTTTTGAACCAACAGTTGTAGGCATGTCAAGAAACATAGTAATAGGCAAGCACTCAGGAAAATCCTCTGTGGAAATGAAATTGAAAGAATACGGAGTAATTCCTAAGAATGAAAAAATATCCTTATTGTTAACTCGAATAAGGGAGGAAAGCATACGTCTCGGCAGAGGCCTTAACGACAGTGAATTTATTTCTATTGCAAGAAAGTTTTCATAA
- the purF gene encoding amidophosphoribosyltransferase, translating to MCNFGDCLKCSNPDCFDERMDKMHEECGVFGVYSLDGNEVDVAGLTYYGLYSLQHRGQESAGIAVSDRETIVFHKDMGLVPEIFDKVMLNHLKGTMAIGHVRYSTTGASRRENAQPIVVRSRNGQLALAHNGNIVNASILREQMENNGTIFQTTNDTEVLINLITKHSITSETLEEAVEKMMMDVKGSYGLILMTASKMLGVRDPYGIRPLCIGKTAGAYVLASESCALDAVNAEFIRDVEPGEIVIIENNEIRSVRPFNKKDTKLCIFEFVYFARPDSVIDGASVQQSRYEAGKRLAIEHPVEADVVIGVPDSGISAAIGFSNQTGIPYGEGLVKNRYVGRTFIQPSQGMREVAVRIKHNAIKKSVEGKRVVIIDDSIVRGTTTRRIVQILKKAGAKEVHMRVSSPPIKFPCYFGIDISSRKELVADKLSVEEIREMICADTLGYLSLEGLLKTPIGSKRGFCSACLDGNYPIEVPEEGDKFSCGC from the coding sequence ATGTGTAATTTTGGTGATTGTTTGAAGTGCAGTAATCCTGATTGTTTTGATGAAAGAATGGATAAGATGCATGAAGAATGCGGCGTGTTTGGCGTGTATTCATTGGACGGCAATGAAGTAGATGTGGCCGGGTTAACATACTACGGTCTTTATTCACTCCAGCACAGAGGTCAGGAAAGTGCGGGAATAGCAGTAAGTGACAGGGAAACCATTGTATTTCACAAAGACATGGGACTGGTTCCCGAAATTTTTGACAAGGTAATGCTAAACCACTTGAAAGGTACTATGGCAATCGGACATGTTCGTTATTCCACTACAGGAGCAAGCAGGAGAGAAAATGCTCAACCTATAGTAGTAAGATCAAGGAACGGACAGTTGGCACTTGCTCACAACGGAAATATAGTAAATGCTTCTATACTCAGAGAACAGATGGAAAACAACGGTACAATATTTCAAACAACCAATGATACCGAAGTACTTATAAATCTTATAACTAAACACAGTATTACTTCAGAAACGCTGGAAGAAGCTGTGGAAAAAATGATGATGGACGTTAAAGGTTCATACGGGCTTATACTTATGACTGCTTCTAAAATGTTGGGAGTAAGGGACCCTTACGGAATAAGGCCTTTATGTATTGGTAAAACTGCCGGAGCATATGTACTGGCTTCCGAATCATGTGCATTGGACGCAGTAAATGCCGAATTTATCAGGGACGTTGAACCTGGTGAAATAGTAATTATTGAAAATAATGAAATCAGGTCTGTAAGGCCTTTTAACAAAAAAGATACCAAACTTTGCATATTCGAATTTGTATATTTCGCAAGACCGGACAGTGTTATAGATGGTGCAAGTGTTCAGCAATCCAGATATGAAGCAGGAAAACGTCTGGCAATAGAACATCCTGTAGAAGCTGATGTGGTAATTGGGGTTCCGGATTCAGGTATTTCTGCGGCAATCGGTTTTTCAAACCAAACCGGGATACCTTACGGCGAGGGTCTTGTGAAAAACAGGTACGTGGGCAGAACCTTTATTCAACCAAGTCAGGGTATGAGAGAAGTAGCTGTCAGGATAAAGCACAATGCCATAAAAAAATCAGTTGAAGGAAAAAGGGTTGTTATCATTGATGACTCTATTGTAAGAGGAACAACAACAAGAAGGATTGTGCAGATTCTTAAAAAAGCCGGTGCCAAGGAAGTTCACATGAGAGTAAGTTCCCCACCTATAAAATTTCCATGCTATTTCGGAATTGATATATCTTCCAGAAAGGAACTTGTGGCAGATAAGCTTTCGGTTGAAGAAATCAGAGAAATGATATGTGCTGACACGTTGGGTTATCTCAGTTTGGAAGGGCTTTTAAAAACTCCTATTGGCTCAAAACGAGGTTTTTGTTCAGCATGTCTTGATGGAAATTATCCTATTGAAGTTCCTGAAGAAGGAGATAAATTCAGCTGCGGCTGTTAA
- the purH gene encoding bifunctional phosphoribosylaminoimidazolecarboxamide formyltransferase/IMP cyclohydrolase — translation MIKRALISVSDKTGIVEFASTLASKGVEIISTGGTAKALSEAGLKVINISDITGFPECLDGRVKTLHPKVHAGLLAIRSNEEHMNQIKELGVETIDMVIINLYPFKQTILKGNVELEEAIENIDIGGPTMLRAAAKNYQDVAVIVDPVDYENVLSEMNESGDVSVKTKFRLAYKVFEHTSHYDTLIAKYLRDTLGDIDFPETLSLTYEKVQEMRYGENPHQKAVFYKEVGANRGLLPSAIQLHGKELSFNNINDTNGAIELVKEFDEPTVVAVKHTNPCGVGSADNIYDAYMRAYESDPVSIFGGIIAANREIDVKTAEEINKIFVEIVVAPSYTDEALAVLTQKKNIRVLKLENITDKISPDSYDMKKVAGGLLVQKYNSKLFNQDELKCVTNVQPTKEQMEDLIFAMKVVKHTKSNGITLAKGKMTIGVGPGQTNRIVPTKVAIEYAGDRSQGAVMASDAFFPFSDCVEAAAAAGIKAIIQPGGSIKDQESIDACNKYGIAMVFTGMRHFKH, via the coding sequence ATGATTAAGCGTGCATTAATAAGTGTTTCAGACAAAACAGGTATTGTTGAGTTTGCATCTACTCTGGCTTCAAAGGGTGTAGAGATAATTTCCACAGGAGGTACTGCAAAGGCTCTTTCAGAAGCAGGACTAAAGGTTATAAACATATCAGATATAACAGGTTTCCCGGAATGTCTTGACGGAAGGGTAAAAACTCTTCATCCAAAAGTTCATGCAGGACTCCTTGCAATAAGAAGCAACGAAGAACACATGAATCAGATAAAGGAACTGGGTGTTGAAACAATCGACATGGTAATAATAAACCTTTATCCCTTCAAACAGACAATTTTAAAAGGTAATGTAGAGTTGGAAGAAGCTATAGAAAACATTGACATAGGCGGCCCTACAATGCTTAGAGCAGCTGCTAAGAACTATCAGGATGTTGCAGTTATTGTTGATCCCGTTGATTATGAAAATGTACTAAGCGAAATGAACGAATCAGGAGATGTCAGTGTTAAGACAAAATTCAGACTGGCCTACAAGGTTTTTGAACACACAAGTCATTATGATACATTAATTGCAAAATATCTGAGAGACACTCTTGGAGATATTGATTTCCCTGAAACTTTATCACTTACCTATGAAAAGGTTCAGGAAATGCGTTACGGAGAAAACCCACATCAAAAAGCAGTATTCTATAAAGAAGTCGGAGCAAACAGAGGACTTCTCCCAAGTGCAATACAACTTCACGGTAAAGAACTTTCCTTTAATAATATAAATGATACTAATGGAGCTATTGAGCTTGTCAAGGAATTCGACGAGCCTACTGTTGTTGCAGTAAAGCATACAAACCCTTGCGGTGTTGGCAGTGCAGACAATATATATGATGCTTATATGAGAGCATATGAATCAGACCCTGTGTCTATATTCGGAGGAATTATTGCTGCAAACAGAGAAATTGACGTTAAGACAGCTGAAGAAATAAACAAGATCTTTGTTGAAATAGTTGTTGCACCTTCATATACAGATGAAGCATTGGCGGTTCTGACTCAAAAGAAAAACATAAGAGTATTGAAGCTCGAAAATATTACCGACAAGATATCACCTGATTCCTACGACATGAAAAAGGTTGCGGGCGGTTTACTGGTACAAAAATATAACAGTAAGCTGTTCAATCAGGATGAATTGAAATGTGTGACAAATGTACAGCCTACAAAGGAACAGATGGAAGACCTTATTTTTGCAATGAAGGTTGTAAAACATACAAAGTCAAATGGAATCACTCTTGCAAAAGGTAAGATGACCATTGGCGTGGGCCCCGGTCAGACAAACAGAATTGTACCTACAAAGGTAGCTATCGAATATGCAGGAGACAGATCACAGGGCGCTGTAATGGCATCAGATGCATTCTTCCCGTTCTCAGATTGTGTTGAAGCCGCCGCAGCTGCCGGAATAAAAGCTATAATTCAACCCGGTGGTTCAATAAAAGATCAGGAATCAATAGATGCATGCAATAAATACGGAATCGCAATGGTGTTTACAGGAATGAGACACTTTAAGCACTAA